A window of Phycisphaerae bacterium genomic DNA:
TCGACTGGTCTCTCGTCTTGCGAGAGCGGACAACGAGCCGCTGGTTCAGTTCGATGTTGTCGATACGGGGATTGGTATGACCGAAGAGCAGGTTGCCAACCTGTATAAGCCGTTCACGCAGGCCGATACTTCGACCACCCGCAAGTTCGGCGGAACGGGTTTGGGTCTGACCATCAGCAAGCGGCTGGCAATGATGCTCGGTGGCGACATTACCCTGGTTGAGACTACCCCAGGTGCGGGAGCTCACTTCAGGATCAGCGTGGCGACCGGGCCCCTCGACAACGTGACGATGATCGATGATCCCGCTTCGACCACAATGGTCATCGACAAGCCGAGCGAACGGAAGGGAGAATCCGAAGAAGCCTGCTTGAGCGGTTGCCGCATCCTGCTTGCCGAAGACGGTCCAGACAACCAGCGTCTGATCGCACACATGGTGAGGAAAGCAGGAGCAACCGTGACCGTCGTTGAGAACGGGAAGCTGGGGGCGGACGCGGCCCTTGCCGCCCGGGACCGCGGTTGCCCATTCGATGTCATTCTCATGGATATGCAGATGCCCGTCATGGACGGCTATGCGGCGACCAGACTCCTTCGCCAGAAAGGGCACACCGGATCGATCATTGCCCTGACTGCCCATGCCATGGCCTCAGACCGTGAGAAGTGCCTTGCGGCCGGCTGCGACGATTACACCAGCAAGCCGATAGACAAGCGCAGGCTGATCGAGGCCATCCGGCAGCAGCTGCGGCGGTCCGCCGCAACGATGGAGGCAACGGCATCCGGAGGCGAGGTCCTGATTCAGGTGGCAGCCGACTCAACTTGCGACTCGTGACCGACAGGTAAGGCGCGTTAGAAGATATTCACGATCGCAGGGGCGACCGCATGGATCCTCAGGGGCAATGAGCCGGGACGTCTTTGCCCATCGCACTCGGTGGCAGGACCACGCCCCAACCGGACTCCGTCAAGACCCATTGTACATAGGTGCTGCTGTTTGGGCCCCAGACCAGGCTGTAGTGGCCTCTGCACGGATAGTCGGGCGATCGCGTCTCGATGAACGTAATCACGGGTTCGCTTGCCGCGCCGGTCAACTCCGCGAGGACGTAGGCACGGCCCGCTCCCATGTCACCCTCCGGCGGAAACAGATCTTCTCGAACGTAACTGTACGGCTCCGCGGCACTGACCCAGACCTCCCAGCGATGCAACTCCGCCGAGTCAGCATGCTTGACCACAAACCATGCGTGGATGGCAATGGACTCGACCAGGGGAAGAGGGGCAGCATAGAGCCGGACGAAGGCCTCGCCGTCGTGGCATAACGAATCCAGTGGCGAAAACGGCGTTTGATCCGGCGGCTGGGGAGCGCCCAGGCAAGCCATGATTGATGCCGTCGCCGCCGCGGTCAAGGTGAAACACACCGCCCGCGGGGAGCGATACGCTTGTCTACTGATGCCGCATGCCACAGGCTCAACTCCGGGCTTCGAACGGAACCCCACGATGCCAGTATACCACATGATTTCTCGCGAGTACGATGGGATTGAAACTGGTGGCAAGACAGCAGGGGCAGCCGGGTGACCCGAAAGGTCGATCGTGCCATGGATTGCAGCAGCCCGTGAAGCTGCGTGACGGGATCGGAGGTTGGAGGGTGTGAAGTCCATGCTCAGGATTGCCTTGGGATCGTCCGGTTCGCGCATGCGCTCGCCCGCCGGCGGACTGCAGGTGCAGGGCAAGACAGGATTCTCGGACGCGTTCGTTTCCGAGGCGCCTGACGGGATTTGCTGGAGTCAGGTCATACCAGAAAACAACAAGGTTCCCCATTTGACAAGCGGGGAGACATATTCGATATCATCAGGGGGAAAAGGGGGCTTCCATTCGAACGTCCGGGAAGTGTTTGAAGGAAGCACGTCATGTCAATTCCGGTATCTCGGCGAAAGAGCGACCTTCGGCTTGCGTTGGGCGTAGCAGTCCTGGGCACTCCCCGCGTGCTCTCTGCTTGCGGGGAAGCTGCCGGTCTGACGCAGCGGCTGGATGGCATAGCGGAAGTGGGTCTGGGGTGCGCTTGTATCGCGGCGGGCAAGGTGCGGATGCCCGAGTGGGTGTGACTCATACTACAGGGTCAAGTAACGCGGAGACCTCGACCATGTTCGACACGGCGACCGAGATTCTGCCCCACGAAAGCGTGCTTCTCGTCAGAGTGTGCAAACCCATACTTGACGAAGCGACCATGCGGAAGCTCGTCGTCGACGTGCGTGCTGCGGCCGCCAAACGGACCGGCGTGCCTATTGTTCTGGACGTCAGTCGGGTGCACTTCGCTCCGAGCGGTTCACTTGGCCTCCTCGTGCAACTCGCCCAGCGTCTCAGACTCGAAGGTCGCAGGCTCGTCTTGGTCAACCTTGATCCCCACCTTCTCACGACCATTCGAGTGACCCATCTCGACTCCGTTATCGAGATCCACGATAGCGTGGACCGGGTCGCAACCTCCTTGCCGAAGAGCGTGCAGAAGTCCGACCAGCATCACCTCGTCGCAACCGTCGTCGGCCAGCAACTTCCGCTTGCCGACCATTGAGTGTTGCCGGCGGTCAGCTTCGCGGAATCGTCTCGACTGGTGCGACCTCGATTGCCAGGAGAGTCGCGATCTCCGGGCGCGGGCTGTCACGTACTTCGCTGCACGAGACGCCACCGAAGGCCTCGGGTGGGCGAGATCCTCGGCGGAATCCGGAGACGACTGGGTGACAATGGTGCTGCCTAGGGCGACGGAACGGTCACGTCCTCCGTCAGGCACATGTTACCATGTTCCTCGTCCATCCAGCAGTACTCAACTCGGTATACGCCGGGTGTGAGGCCCTCGACGGTGGTGGTGGTGTCATAGCAGCACAGACAGTGACAGCCCGTTGTGAGCAATTCCTTTTCCTGGAAATGCAGGAACGCTCCGTGAACATCCAGCGTGACCAGGATATCGTCGAGGCAGCAGTTGTACGCAGCGTTGCGGTGTGTGACCTGAAGAGAACGGCTCTGTACGGTCACGTCGAGTTCATCCTTGCCGCACCAAGGATAACCGTCCTTCAGCAGCGGATTGCCGGGCATGCACTCGCTTCTCCAGGTTCTGGAGATGTGAGCGCCTTGCATAACGCATCTCGGATCCGCTGGGTGGCCTGAACCGCTGTAGCATCGCTGGAAGGCGCCGAAATCGGCCTGATCGACGTCGGCGTCCGAATCGAAGTCCTTGGCCTCGCAGCCGGCGGGGAAGGCGATCGTCGGACCTGCGGCGCAGGGTTTGAACGCACCGAAATCGTCGAGATCGACATCACCGTCGCGGTCGAAGTCGCCGAGGATCACGGGTGGACAACCGGAGGCATCGACAAGTGTACCCGGCACGGTGTCGGGACAGGCATCGGCGCAGTCGGGTACCCCGTCGCGGTCTGCGTCGTCGTCCTGGACCGTGACCGTGACCTGGCAGGTCGCGGTGTGGCCGGCACCGTCGGTGGCGGTCAGGGTAACGACGGTGTCCCCGAGGCCGATCACCGTTCCGGCCTCGGGCGACTGGGTTGCGGACACCGAGCAGTTGTCGGCGAATTGAGCCAGCGGCACCAGGTTGGGAAGCACCGTTTGGCAGTTCCCGTCCGCGGCCAGCGGTGCCGGAGGACTTGGACAAGTCATCGTGGGCGGGGTGTTGTCCACGACCGTCACTGTGATTTGGCAATTGGCAGTCAAGCCGGCGCCGTCGGTTGCCGTCAGCGTAACGACGGTATCGCCGAGTCCGACGAGCATTCCGGCAGCGGGGACCTGCGTCAGAGTCACGGAGCAGTTGTCGGTGGCCACCACACTGCCGGTCAGATCAGGGACGGCGGCCTTGCAGTCTGTGTTCGCGTTCAGTGGTGCCGGGGGAGCGTTGCAGGTGATGGTTGGTGGCGTCACGTCGACTACAGTGATTTTGACTTGACAAGTCGCCGTCAGGCCTGCGCCGTCAGTGGCGGTCAGTGTTACCACTGTGTCGCCCAGCCCAACGAGAGTCCCCGGGGCTGGGTTTTGTGTCAGACTGACGGAGCAGTTGTCGCCGGCGACCGCGCCGAGGGTCAGGTCGGGAATTGCGGCCTGGCAATTGGTGTTGGCGTTGATCGGTGCTGGTGCCGGTGGGCAGGCGATCGTCGGTGGTGTCGTGTCCACCACGGTCACCGTGACCTGGCAACTCGACTGATTGCCTACGCCGTCGGTCGCGGTGAGCGTCACAAAGGTGTTGCCCAAGCCGATGATTGCGCCAACC
This region includes:
- a CDS encoding DUF3750 domain-containing protein, whose product is MACGISRQAYRSPRAVCFTLTAAATASIMACLGAPQPPDQTPFSPLDSLCHDGEAFVRLYAAPLPLVESIAIHAWFVVKHADSAELHRWEVWVSAAEPYSYVREDLFPPEGDMGAGRAYVLAELTGAASEPVITFIETRSPDYPCRGHYSLVWGPNSSTYVQWVLTESGWGVVLPPSAMGKDVPAHCP
- a CDS encoding response regulator is translated as MLREEVRIARQASDLTAELVVQQFVKIEEILLRLEEQARVEQELGAKLTEKLRESEMREAELARDRQRLEDMQVAAINMMEDIAGARESAEEATRTKSEFLANMSHEIRTPMTAILGFTDVLLEGNNLHDASAEQIQAAKIIKSNGEYLLQIINDILDISKIEAGKMTLERISCSPCRLIVEVASLMRVRASAKGLSLEIEYDGAMPESIRTDPTRLRQVLVNVIGNAIKFTEVGRVRLVSRLARADNEPLVQFDVVDTGIGMTEEQVANLYKPFTQADTSTTRKFGGTGLGLTISKRLAMMLGGDITLVETTPGAGAHFRISVATGPLDNVTMIDDPASTTMVIDKPSERKGESEEACLSGCRILLAEDGPDNQRLIAHMVRKAGATVTVVENGKLGADAALAARDRGCPFDVILMDMQMPVMDGYAATRLLRQKGHTGSIIALTAHAMASDREKCLAAGCDDYTSKPIDKRRLIEAIRQQLRRSAATMEATASGGEVLIQVAADSTCDS
- a CDS encoding STAS domain-containing protein encodes the protein MFDTATEILPHESVLLVRVCKPILDEATMRKLVVDVRAAAAKRTGVPIVLDVSRVHFAPSGSLGLLVQLAQRLRLEGRRLVLVNLDPHLLTTIRVTHLDSVIEIHDSVDRVATSLPKSVQKSDQHHLVATVVGQQLPLADH